From a region of the Longimicrobium sp. genome:
- a CDS encoding S8 family serine peptidase: MHLPMIRRLFAPVAALLIAAAPGFAQRIDPELTRTLASLPAGRTAEVIVTFEGNSAPAVADLDALKAIGIRGGITFRSLPMAAVLATGDQVRALSGNTRVRSVFLNKRLSYSNYDARHLTGVERLRADRAMTTRNGGLPVSGKGIGIVINDSGVDGTHPDLQFGKNLVQNVLAPVSGSDLAVTGFALAPALENTVNTDLGSGHGTHVAGTVGGTGQASAGKQSGVANGANLIGYGSGAVLFVLNALGGFDWTLANQGRYGIRVITNSWGSSGGFDPDDPINVASRIANERNIVVTFAAGNEGSAPDTHNPYAKAPWVISVAAGTKTATLADFSSRGRPGGARTVTSQSGEVITWFDEPAITAPGVAITSAYAHTGALGALAPDPTNPYYTVMDGTSMATPHVAGIVGLMLQANPLLTPDQVKQIIQETASKMPGYRAFEVGAGYVNAYAAVQKSFDLSTPFGRTLTVETVPAQVREDAAYDKTFDYSPVSLPGTYKHTFQVTPGASLLEAKIEFQGVNVPAVGNAGNPLLFDVYDPNGNRYNAFDLYFAQNGTTRLVLVVNNPTPGTWTAEVKALTPKGQEAGNFATFPDKVHETEILTFITPPAIADIQGHAAQGAIEVALVNGYLGLCAPGSFCPDADLTRIDLARGFTQFGAVRQNLPLGGASTFTDVSAADKPFAEAVAAQGAAMRDREHRFRGIMTGNGSSFVPGGTVLRSQLARMLVRGIGGEAAAAAHNGDVTYTYNGQTYVIADQAQIPTADRGHVQAAINSNMLNVYAEIEQGALDLTPKLKFYFRPTNVVKRGEAALAIARYHAQFFQ, translated from the coding sequence ATGCACCTGCCGATGATCCGGCGACTGTTCGCGCCCGTAGCAGCCCTCCTCATCGCGGCGGCCCCCGGGTTCGCCCAGAGGATCGACCCGGAGCTCACCCGCACGCTGGCCAGCCTGCCCGCGGGGCGCACCGCGGAAGTGATCGTCACCTTCGAAGGGAACTCCGCGCCGGCCGTCGCCGACCTGGATGCGCTCAAGGCGATCGGCATCCGGGGCGGCATCACCTTCCGGTCGCTGCCGATGGCCGCCGTGCTGGCCACCGGCGACCAGGTGCGGGCGCTGAGCGGCAACACGCGGGTGCGCTCGGTGTTCCTCAACAAGCGGCTCAGCTACTCCAACTACGACGCGCGCCACCTGACCGGCGTTGAGCGGCTGCGCGCCGACCGCGCCATGACCACGCGCAACGGCGGCCTTCCGGTTTCCGGCAAGGGCATCGGCATCGTGATCAACGACTCCGGCGTCGACGGCACGCACCCGGACCTGCAGTTCGGCAAGAACCTGGTGCAGAACGTCCTGGCGCCGGTCTCGGGAAGCGACCTGGCGGTGACGGGCTTCGCGCTCGCCCCCGCGCTGGAGAACACGGTGAACACCGACCTCGGCAGCGGGCACGGCACGCACGTGGCCGGCACCGTCGGCGGCACCGGGCAGGCGTCGGCGGGCAAGCAGTCGGGCGTGGCCAACGGCGCCAACCTGATCGGCTACGGCTCGGGCGCCGTGCTCTTCGTGCTCAACGCGCTGGGCGGCTTCGACTGGACGCTGGCCAACCAGGGGCGCTACGGTATCCGCGTCATCACCAACTCGTGGGGCTCCAGCGGCGGCTTCGATCCGGACGACCCGATCAACGTGGCATCGCGCATCGCCAACGAGCGCAACATCGTGGTGACCTTCGCGGCGGGGAACGAGGGCTCGGCGCCGGACACGCACAACCCCTACGCCAAGGCTCCCTGGGTGATCTCGGTGGCGGCGGGCACCAAGACGGCCACGCTGGCCGACTTCTCCTCGCGCGGCCGCCCGGGCGGCGCCCGCACCGTGACGTCGCAGAGCGGTGAGGTCATCACCTGGTTCGACGAGCCGGCCATCACGGCGCCGGGCGTGGCGATCACCTCGGCGTACGCCCACACGGGCGCGCTGGGCGCCCTCGCGCCGGACCCCACCAACCCGTACTACACCGTCATGGACGGCACGTCGATGGCGACGCCGCACGTGGCGGGGATCGTGGGGCTGATGCTGCAGGCCAACCCGCTGCTCACGCCCGACCAGGTGAAGCAGATCATCCAGGAGACGGCCAGCAAGATGCCGGGCTACCGCGCGTTCGAGGTGGGCGCGGGGTACGTGAACGCCTACGCCGCGGTGCAGAAGTCCTTCGACCTGTCCACCCCCTTCGGCCGCACGCTGACGGTGGAGACGGTGCCGGCGCAGGTGCGCGAGGACGCGGCCTACGACAAGACGTTCGACTACTCGCCGGTCTCGCTGCCGGGCACGTACAAGCACACCTTCCAGGTGACGCCGGGCGCGAGCCTGCTGGAGGCCAAGATCGAGTTCCAGGGCGTGAACGTGCCGGCGGTGGGCAACGCGGGCAACCCGCTCCTCTTCGACGTGTACGACCCGAACGGAAACCGCTACAACGCCTTCGACCTGTACTTCGCGCAGAACGGCACCACGCGGCTGGTGCTGGTGGTGAACAACCCGACGCCGGGCACCTGGACGGCCGAGGTGAAGGCGCTCACTCCCAAGGGCCAGGAGGCGGGCAACTTCGCCACCTTCCCCGACAAGGTGCACGAGACGGAGATCCTGACCTTCATCACCCCGCCGGCCATCGCGGACATCCAGGGGCACGCGGCCCAGGGCGCCATCGAAGTGGCGCTGGTGAACGGCTACCTGGGGCTCTGCGCGCCCGGCTCGTTCTGCCCGGACGCGGACCTCACCCGCATCGACCTGGCCCGCGGCTTCACGCAGTTCGGCGCGGTGCGCCAGAACCTGCCGCTGGGCGGCGCCAGCACCTTTACCGACGTGTCCGCGGCGGACAAGCCCTTCGCCGAGGCGGTGGCGGCGCAGGGCGCGGCGATGCGGGACCGGGAGCACCGCTTCCGGGGCATCATGACCGGCAACGGCTCCAGCTTCGTGCCGGGCGGCACCGTCCTCCGCTCGCAGCTCGCCCGCATGCTGGTGCGCGGCATCGGCGGCGAGGCGGCGGCCGCGGCCCACAACGGCGACGTGACCTACACCTACAACGGGCAGACGTACGTCATCGCGGACCAGGCCCAGATCCCCACGGCGGATCGCGGCCACGTGCAGGCGGCGATCAACTCCAACATGCTGAACGTCTACGCCGAGATCGAGCAGGGTGCGCTGGACCTGACGCCGAAGCTGAAGTTCTACTTCCGGCCGACGAACGTGGTGAAGCGCGGCGAGGCGGCGCTGGCGATCGCCCGCT
- a CDS encoding S8 family serine peptidase, which yields MLRSAPRRLLLLVAVTLLCATNAVAQAIDPALRNVLASARTAEVIVTFKGNSAPALLDLNVLRAVGITGGTTFRSLPMVGTVATLAQVNALAANPRVRSVFLNKRLTYFNYDARHLTGVERLRASAAMTALNRGLPVTGKGVGLYIADSGIDATHPDLQLGKNVVQNVWAPIQKDLVGEETGFRPVIVVENQPNTDNGGSGHGTHVAGISGGTGQASAGRNSGVAPGASLVGYGSGAAIFVLNAIGSFDYLLTNQARYGIRVMNNSWGSNGPFYPDDPVNVASRIAAEDRNVVVVFAAGNGTYPNSHNPYARAPWVISAANGTKSGTLAESSSKGTPGGPKTVTAANGEVITWLDEPTVTAPGTDIVSVRASISASTSTDPFYTVMSGTSMASPHVAGIAALMLEANPLLTPQQVKQILKATATHMPSALPGAEDKGFEVGAGYVNAFAAVQKAFDLSTPFGRILDGYEVLGHAEMKVLRDHAFDYSPLAPTGSYKRTFSVEPGADRLEVEIAFDGLEVPAYGSAANSLTLDVYDPQGNRYYTYDLLFAVYGTNRLVVVVPNPSAGTWTMETKMFTLLGTEGNLAAAPDKVREQVRTFTFDAPAIADIQGSADRGAIEWALTNGYMGLCAEGAFCPDQPLTRIQLARSLTQFAAIRQSLPFNGGATFSDVAEADRPFAEAVAAPGAALRDPQYRYGGVMESSGSTFNPGNGISRGHFARILVRAIGGEGAALAHTGDVTVAYNGQTYVVADQNSIPAAVRGHVHAAINSGMLNVFWKIEQGPLDPAPVLKPYFFPTSDASAPVTRAEAAVAISRYHTQFFQ from the coding sequence ATGCTCCGTTCAGCACCACGCCGGTTGCTGCTGCTGGTCGCCGTCACGCTGCTCTGCGCCACCAACGCGGTCGCGCAGGCCATTGATCCCGCACTCAGGAACGTCCTCGCGTCGGCCCGCACGGCCGAGGTGATCGTCACCTTCAAGGGGAACAGCGCCCCCGCGCTCCTCGACCTGAACGTGCTGCGCGCCGTCGGCATCACGGGCGGCACCACCTTCCGCTCGCTGCCGATGGTGGGGACGGTGGCGACCCTGGCGCAGGTGAACGCGCTGGCCGCGAACCCGCGGGTGCGCTCGGTGTTCCTCAACAAGCGGCTGACGTACTTCAACTACGACGCGCGCCACCTTACGGGCGTGGAGCGGCTGCGGGCCAGCGCCGCCATGACCGCGCTCAACCGCGGCCTTCCCGTCACCGGCAAGGGCGTGGGCCTCTACATCGCCGACAGCGGCATCGACGCCACGCACCCCGACCTGCAGCTCGGGAAGAACGTCGTCCAGAACGTGTGGGCGCCGATCCAAAAGGATCTGGTGGGCGAGGAGACGGGCTTCCGTCCCGTGATCGTGGTGGAGAACCAGCCCAACACGGACAACGGCGGCAGCGGGCACGGCACGCACGTGGCCGGCATCTCGGGCGGCACCGGCCAGGCGTCCGCCGGGCGGAACTCGGGGGTGGCGCCGGGCGCCAGCCTGGTGGGCTACGGCTCGGGAGCGGCCATCTTCGTGCTCAACGCCATCGGCAGCTTCGACTACCTGCTGACCAACCAGGCGCGCTACGGCATCCGGGTGATGAACAACTCCTGGGGCTCCAACGGGCCCTTCTACCCGGACGATCCGGTCAACGTCGCCTCGCGCATCGCGGCGGAAGACCGCAACGTTGTGGTGGTGTTCGCGGCGGGGAACGGCACCTATCCCAACTCGCACAACCCGTACGCCCGCGCGCCGTGGGTGATCTCGGCGGCCAACGGCACCAAGTCCGGCACGCTGGCGGAGAGCTCGTCCAAAGGCACCCCGGGCGGGCCCAAGACGGTGACGGCCGCCAACGGCGAGGTCATCACCTGGCTCGACGAGCCCACGGTGACGGCGCCGGGCACGGACATCGTCTCCGTTCGCGCCTCCATCAGCGCCAGCACGAGCACGGACCCGTTCTACACGGTGATGAGCGGCACCTCCATGGCCAGCCCGCACGTGGCCGGCATCGCGGCGCTGATGCTGGAGGCCAACCCGCTGCTCACGCCGCAGCAGGTGAAGCAGATCCTGAAGGCGACGGCCACGCACATGCCGAGCGCGCTTCCCGGGGCGGAGGACAAGGGCTTCGAGGTGGGCGCCGGCTACGTCAACGCCTTCGCCGCCGTGCAGAAGGCGTTCGACCTGAGCACGCCGTTCGGCCGCATCCTGGACGGCTACGAGGTGCTGGGGCACGCGGAGATGAAGGTGCTGCGCGACCATGCCTTCGACTACAGCCCGCTGGCGCCCACGGGGAGCTACAAGCGCACCTTCTCGGTCGAGCCGGGCGCGGACCGCCTGGAGGTGGAGATCGCCTTCGACGGGCTGGAAGTTCCCGCGTACGGCAGCGCGGCCAACTCGCTGACGCTGGACGTGTACGATCCGCAGGGGAACCGCTACTACACGTACGACCTGCTCTTCGCCGTCTACGGCACGAACCGGCTGGTGGTGGTGGTGCCCAATCCGTCGGCCGGCACGTGGACGATGGAGACCAAGATGTTCACGCTGCTGGGCACGGAGGGGAACCTGGCCGCCGCGCCGGACAAGGTTCGCGAGCAGGTGCGCACCTTCACCTTCGACGCTCCCGCGATCGCGGACATCCAGGGGAGCGCGGACCGCGGCGCCATCGAGTGGGCGCTGACCAACGGCTACATGGGGCTGTGCGCGGAGGGGGCGTTCTGCCCCGACCAGCCGCTCACCCGCATCCAGCTGGCCCGCAGCCTCACGCAGTTCGCGGCGATCCGGCAGTCGCTCCCCTTCAACGGCGGCGCCACCTTCAGCGACGTCGCCGAGGCGGACCGGCCGTTCGCGGAAGCGGTGGCCGCTCCCGGGGCGGCGCTCCGCGACCCGCAGTACCGCTACGGCGGCGTGATGGAAAGCTCGGGAAGCACCTTCAACCCCGGCAACGGCATCAGCCGCGGCCACTTCGCCCGGATCCTGGTGCGCGCCATCGGCGGCGAGGGTGCCGCGCTCGCCCACACGGGTGACGTGACGGTGGCCTACAACGGCCAGACGTACGTGGTGGCCGACCAGAACTCCATTCCGGCGGCGGTGCGCGGCCACGTGCACGCGGCGATCAACTCCGGGATGCTGAACGTGTTCTGGAAGATCGAGCAGGGTCCGCTCGACCCGGCGCCGGTGCTCAAGCCCTACTTCTTCCCGACGTCCGACGCGTCCGCGCCCGTGACGCGCGCCGAGGCCGCCGTGGCGATCTCCCGCTACCATACGCAGTTCTTCCAATAG